Proteins co-encoded in one Flavobacteriales bacterium genomic window:
- a CDS encoding transposase: MTDLYRNKYRIPSARAPWWDYGRDAAYFVTICTKDREHYFGEVENGEMQLSDIGRIAHQCWHSIPDHFPFVQLDAFVVMPNHVHGIVIIDRAGSVETLHATSPHHATSPHHATSPPQPQPPIETLHATSLPPKNEQMAAISPKSGSLPTIVRSYKSVVTKQARTIHADFAWQTRFHDHIIRDTDNHERIRNYILNNPQLWDKDKFNLQNQ; this comes from the coding sequence CGCATTCCATCGGCCCGTGCCCCATGGTGGGATTATGGGCGCGATGCGGCCTATTTCGTGACCATCTGTACCAAAGACAGGGAACATTATTTCGGAGAGGTGGAAAATGGGGAAATGCAATTGTCTGATATTGGACGGATCGCCCACCAATGTTGGCATTCGATACCCGATCATTTTCCGTTTGTGCAATTGGATGCGTTTGTGGTAATGCCCAATCATGTGCATGGTATTGTGATTATTGATAGGGCGGGATCCGTAGAGACGTTGCATGCAACGTCTCCACACCATGCAACGTCTCCACACCATGCAACGTCTCCACCACAACCACAACCACCGATTGAGACGTTGCATGCAACGTCTCTACCCCCCAAAAACGAACAAATGGCGGCCATATCACCCAAATCCGGTTCGTTGCCGACCATTGTGCGTTCCTACAAATCGGTGGTAACCAAACAGGCGCGCACCATCCATGCCGATTTTGCATGGCAGACGCGTTTTCATGACCATATTATCCGTGACACGGATAACCACGAACGTATCAGAAATTACATATTGAACAATCCCCAATTATGGGATAAAGACAAATTCAACCTACAGAACCAATGA
- a CDS encoding N-6 DNA methylase yields the protein MTESSIISKVWNFANVLRDDGVGYGDYLEQITFLLFLKMADEFSKPPYNRQTNVPKEYNWDSLIDKRGAELETHYTTLLRELGQASGTLGQIYTKAQNKIQDPAKLLKIIDMIDKEQWSMMGADLKGKIYEGLLEKNAEDTKSGAGQYFTPRALIRAMVECVQPKPLKTIADPACGTGGFFLAAYDHIVENNRLDKEEKEFLKNKTFYGNEIVASTRRMCLMNMFLHNIGEIDGSSFISPVDALVADAGTRYDYVLANPPFGKKSSMTITNEEGEQEKQDLSYNRQDFWTTTSNKQLNFVQHICTMLKANGEAAVVLPDNVLFEGGAGETVRKELMKTTELHTILRLPTGIFYANGVKANVLFFDNKPASKEAWTKEVWVYDYRTNVHHTLKKKPLQLEDLREFITLYNPDNRNKRKETWSEDTSTTLGTGPEGRWRKYSYSEIIVRDKTNLDIFWLKDKSLADLDNLPDPDVLANEIIENIEAGLESFKEVSGIIGE from the coding sequence ATGACCGAATCATCTATCATATCCAAGGTTTGGAATTTTGCCAACGTACTGCGTGACGATGGCGTAGGCTATGGCGATTATTTGGAACAGATAACCTTTCTGCTGTTCCTTAAAATGGCTGATGAGTTCAGCAAACCGCCATACAACCGCCAAACAAATGTGCCTAAGGAATACAATTGGGATAGTCTGATAGATAAGCGTGGTGCCGAGCTGGAAACGCATTATACCACGCTGCTGCGTGAGTTGGGTCAGGCATCGGGTACGTTGGGGCAGATCTACACCAAGGCACAGAACAAGATCCAAGACCCGGCCAAATTGCTCAAGATCATCGATATGATCGATAAGGAGCAATGGAGCATGATGGGTGCCGACCTCAAAGGCAAGATCTATGAAGGCCTGTTGGAGAAGAACGCAGAAGACACCAAGAGCGGTGCAGGGCAATACTTCACGCCCCGTGCGTTGATACGTGCCATGGTGGAATGTGTGCAGCCCAAACCGCTCAAAACCATTGCCGACCCTGCCTGTGGCACGGGCGGTTTCTTCCTTGCTGCTTATGACCACATTGTAGAAAACAACCGCCTTGATAAGGAGGAAAAGGAGTTCTTGAAGAACAAGACGTTCTACGGCAACGAGATTGTTGCCAGCACGCGTAGAATGTGTCTGATGAACATGTTTCTGCACAACATTGGCGAGATAGACGGTTCGTCTTTCATTTCGCCTGTTGATGCCCTTGTGGCTGATGCAGGAACACGATACGATTACGTATTGGCCAATCCGCCTTTCGGTAAGAAAAGCAGTATGACCATTACCAATGAGGAAGGCGAACAGGAAAAGCAGGACCTGAGCTACAACCGTCAGGATTTCTGGACCACTACCAGCAACAAGCAGTTGAATTTCGTGCAGCACATCTGTACGATGCTCAAAGCAAATGGTGAGGCAGCGGTAGTTTTGCCCGATAACGTACTGTTTGAAGGTGGAGCAGGAGAGACCGTGCGCAAGGAACTGATGAAGACCACAGAATTGCACACCATTCTGCGTTTGCCTACAGGCATTTTCTACGCTAACGGTGTAAAGGCGAATGTGCTGTTCTTCGATAATAAACCCGCTTCTAAAGAAGCTTGGACGAAAGAAGTGTGGGTGTATGATTACCGCACAAACGTGCACCATACCCTCAAGAAGAAACCGCTGCAACTCGAAGACTTGCGCGAGTTCATTACGCTCTACAATCCAGACAATCGCAATAAGCGTAAGGAAACATGGAGCGAAGATACCTCGACTACGCTCGGCACAGGCCCTGAAGGTCGTTGGCGTAAGTATTCTTATTCAGAGATCATTGTCCGAGATAAGACCAACCTCGACATCTTTTGGCTGAAGGACAAGAGCCTTGCGGATCTTGATAATCTTCCAGACCCAGACGTGCTTGCCAATGAGATCATTGAGAACATTGAGGCAGGATTGGAGAGTTTCAAAGAAGTTTCGGGGATAATTGGGGAGTAA